From the genome of Bacteroidia bacterium, one region includes:
- a CDS encoding helix-turn-helix domain-containing protein, which produces MIRDQSDILPSLRRKMEKMGEQIALARLRRNLPVNLVAERAGISRSTLWSIEKGSPNVAFGSYAKVLLALNLADDLLLVAKDDVLGKRMQDLNLTTKKRARRDT; this is translated from the coding sequence ATGATAAGAGATCAAAGTGATATCCTCCCATCTCTTAGAAGAAAAATGGAGAAGATGGGAGAACAGATAGCTTTGGCAAGGCTAAGAAGAAACTTGCCAGTAAATTTAGTTGCAGAAAGGGCAGGTATTAGTAGGTCAACTTTATGGTCTATTGAAAAGGGATCACCCAATGTTGCTTTTGGATCCTATGCAAAAGTTCTTTTAGCTTTAAACTTAGCAGATGACCTGTTGCTAGTAGCCAAAGATGATGTTCTAGGCAAAAGAATGCAAGATTTAAATCTTACAACAAAAAAAAGGGCGAGACGGGATACTTAA